One Fusobacterium ulcerans DNA segment encodes these proteins:
- a CDS encoding sodium/glutamate symporter has protein sequence MQQIFYVLCYLSFLLILGVFIKSKVKVFQELFIPASVIGGFIGLILGPEVLGRIFSFSLPVTWLKEMVLLPGILIVPVVAAVPLGLEFKGSNGKGVVRDVGIMGGILFVVTFLQEIIGYFVNFVCTKFFNIDLYKSFGVELNAGFSGGHGTAGMIGRTLHEMNMDYWALAQGIATTTATFGLIGGILLGIFLINRACRKGETSLLKKPSDIPMELKRGYYTDITKQASIGRETMLSSSIDVLAFHVAIIFSVCGVSYIILALIKKYKVPVLSSFSVWAFAMVIMILVWKAIKKLGLEWCVDTKVKSKITSMLTEFAVVSAVATLPLKAVFSYFVPIMAMMILGFIATWWCIKYFSYRYYKGNYAFERAVAMLGTCLGVFLTGLLLLRICDPEFSTPVLGDYSLGFSLTALMGPILMVSCISLSIAYGPLVPVFLNLGLIVIFLGIIILLDKKGRTA, from the coding sequence ATGCAGCAGATATTTTATGTATTATGTTATTTAAGTTTTCTTCTTATCCTAGGAGTTTTTATTAAGTCAAAGGTCAAAGTATTTCAGGAACTTTTTATTCCAGCTTCTGTCATAGGAGGATTTATAGGGTTGATATTAGGGCCTGAAGTTTTAGGAAGAATATTTTCATTTTCTCTTCCTGTTACATGGTTGAAAGAGATGGTTCTTCTCCCTGGAATATTAATAGTTCCAGTTGTTGCTGCTGTTCCTTTAGGGTTGGAATTTAAAGGGAGCAACGGGAAGGGTGTTGTAAGAGATGTTGGAATAATGGGAGGAATACTTTTTGTTGTAACATTCTTACAAGAAATAATTGGATATTTTGTAAATTTTGTATGTACAAAATTTTTCAATATTGATCTTTATAAATCTTTTGGTGTTGAGTTAAATGCTGGATTTTCTGGTGGACATGGAACAGCTGGTATGATAGGAAGAACTCTGCATGAAATGAATATGGATTACTGGGCATTAGCTCAGGGAATCGCCACTACTACTGCAACTTTTGGTCTTATTGGTGGAATTCTTTTAGGAATATTCTTAATCAATAGAGCATGTCGTAAGGGTGAAACTTCTCTTTTGAAAAAACCTTCTGACATACCTATGGAACTAAAAAGAGGTTACTATACAGATATAACTAAACAAGCAAGTATCGGAAGAGAAACTATGCTTTCATCATCTATTGATGTTCTTGCTTTTCATGTGGCAATAATATTTTCAGTGTGTGGTGTTTCATATATCATCCTTGCTCTCATAAAAAAATATAAGGTCCCTGTACTTTCATCATTCTCTGTATGGGCCTTTGCAATGGTAATAATGATACTTGTATGGAAAGCAATTAAAAAATTAGGGTTAGAATGGTGTGTTGACACTAAAGTTAAAAGTAAAATAACAAGTATGCTCACTGAATTTGCAGTAGTAAGTGCTGTAGCTACTCTTCCTTTGAAGGCAGTATTCTCATACTTTGTTCCAATAATGGCAATGATGATACTTGGATTCATAGCTACTTGGTGGTGTATCAAATACTTCTCATATAGATATTACAAAGGAAACTATGCATTTGAAAGGGCAGTTGCAATGCTTGGAACTTGTCTTGGAGTATTTCTTACTGGTCTTCTGTTATTAAGGATATGTGATCCTGAATTTTCTACACCTGTATTGGGAGATTATTCACTAGGATTCTCTCTTACAGCACTTATGGGACCTATCCTTATGGTATCATGTATTTCTTTGAGTATAGCTTATGGTCCTCTTGTTCCAGTATTTTTAAATCTTGGACTTATAGTAATATTCCTTGGAATCATAATCTTGCTGGATAAAAAAGGAAGAACTGCATGA